Proteins found in one Amycolatopsis aidingensis genomic segment:
- a CDS encoding DUF427 domain-containing protein — MTESEPGRADRAARLGTGTESRGRVRIETGGKRVRAYFGGVVVADTTAPLLVWEVPYYPTYYLPRADVRTDLITPSGRTSRSPSRGEGQLSTLRAGDREAVDAVTEYPDSPLEQLRDHLRLEWSALDAWFEEDEEVYTHPRSPYVRLDILPSSRRVWVELDGVTVADTRSPHLLFETGLPTRYYLPKTDVRLDLLEPSDTVTHCPYKGTTEYWSVGEHTDIAWSYRTPLPESERIAGLVAFADERVDVYVDEVLQERPRTKFA, encoded by the coding sequence GTGACGGAGTCCGAGCCCGGCCGAGCTGATCGTGCCGCGCGTTTGGGAACAGGCACCGAGAGCCGTGGCCGGGTGCGAATCGAGACCGGTGGAAAGCGAGTCCGGGCCTATTTCGGGGGAGTGGTGGTCGCCGACACCACCGCTCCCTTGCTGGTCTGGGAGGTGCCGTACTACCCGACCTACTATCTTCCGCGCGCCGACGTGCGGACCGATCTGATCACCCCGAGCGGCCGGACCTCGCGGTCGCCGAGCCGTGGCGAAGGGCAACTGTCCACCCTGCGGGCCGGCGACCGCGAGGCCGTGGACGCGGTGACCGAGTACCCCGACTCCCCACTGGAACAGTTGCGGGACCACCTCCGGCTGGAGTGGTCCGCGCTGGACGCCTGGTTCGAGGAGGACGAGGAGGTCTACACCCACCCGCGCAGCCCGTACGTGCGGCTGGACATCCTGCCCAGCTCCCGGCGGGTGTGGGTGGAACTCGACGGGGTCACGGTTGCGGACACCCGCAGCCCGCATCTGCTGTTCGAGACCGGCCTGCCGACCAGGTACTACCTTCCGAAGACCGATGTGCGCCTCGACCTGCTGGAACCCAGCGACACCGTGACGCACTGCCCGTACAAGGGGACGACCGAGTACTGGTCGGTGGGTGAGCACACCGATATCGCGTGGTCATACCGGACACCGCTGCCGGAGAGCGAGCGGATCGCCGGCCTGGTGGCGTTCGCGGACGAGCGGGTGGACGTGTATGTGGACGAGGTGTTGCAGGAGCGGCCCCGGACCAAGTTCGCCTGA
- a CDS encoding excalibur calcium-binding domain-containing protein — MTVSALLISGMVGVGSASAAQDLNCSDFDTQPEAQEVLDSTPGDPHGLDRDGDGIACESLPGGPGGEPVDPTPTKPERTTSSAPKETTTVRQTPEGKNCPDFPNQAAAQAVLNADPSDPHRLDGDNDGYACESHFGEPERRQVKVHPVGGVDTGGGAGKDDTALIALGGLVLIGSGAGVALVVRRRAHAGNR; from the coding sequence GTGACCGTTTCCGCACTGCTGATCTCCGGGATGGTCGGCGTTGGGAGCGCTTCTGCCGCGCAGGACCTGAATTGCAGTGATTTCGATACCCAGCCGGAGGCGCAGGAGGTTCTGGACTCCACGCCCGGTGACCCGCATGGGCTGGACCGGGACGGGGATGGCATTGCCTGTGAGTCGCTTCCCGGCGGACCGGGCGGCGAGCCTGTCGACCCGACCCCCACGAAACCGGAGCGGACCACGAGCAGCGCTCCGAAGGAGACCACCACGGTCCGGCAGACCCCCGAGGGCAAGAATTGCCCGGACTTCCCGAACCAGGCGGCGGCGCAGGCGGTGCTGAATGCCGACCCGAGCGACCCGCACCGGCTGGACGGGGACAATGATGGTTATGCCTGTGAATCGCACTTCGGCGAGCCGGAACGGCGCCAGGTGAAGGTGCACCCGGTCGGCGGGGTGGATACCGGGGGCGGCGCGGGCAAGGACGACACCGCGCTGATCGCCCTCGGCGGGCTCGTGCTGATCGGTTCCGGAGCGGGTGTCGCGCTGGTGGTGCGGCGGCGCGCTCACGCCGGTAACCGATGA
- a CDS encoding class F sortase, translating to MTGARGLRRFRWQLIAVAGAAVLALALILVLALTGPAAPTAQPAGGGAPAPTSTTQQEPESTSASAKELAARPLPPARPDRLEIPSIDVRTGPIIDLGLEPDGTLEVPEDAVTTGWFTQSPTPGEVGPAIIAAHVDYRNVPGMFHRLHELRPGAEVTVHREDGTSVVFTVTAVERYPKAEFPTERVYGNTEEPELRLITCGGAFDRSEGEYLDNVVAYARMTGAHRVPK from the coding sequence ATGACGGGAGCCCGCGGCCTGCGGCGGTTCCGGTGGCAGCTCATCGCTGTCGCCGGAGCCGCCGTGCTCGCGCTCGCGCTGATCCTGGTCCTCGCACTGACCGGCCCGGCGGCGCCAACCGCCCAGCCTGCAGGCGGCGGGGCGCCCGCGCCGACGAGCACCACCCAGCAGGAGCCGGAAAGCACCTCGGCCAGTGCCAAGGAGCTTGCCGCGCGGCCCCTGCCTCCGGCCCGGCCGGACCGGCTGGAGATCCCCTCGATCGACGTGCGTACCGGACCGATCATCGACCTCGGCCTGGAACCGGACGGCACCCTTGAAGTACCCGAGGACGCGGTGACCACGGGCTGGTTCACGCAGAGCCCCACACCCGGCGAGGTCGGCCCGGCGATCATCGCGGCGCATGTCGACTACCGGAACGTGCCCGGCATGTTCCACCGCCTGCACGAACTGCGCCCCGGAGCCGAGGTGACCGTGCACCGGGAGGACGGGACGAGCGTGGTGTTCACGGTGACCGCGGTGGAGCGCTACCCGAAGGCGGAGTTCCCGACCGAGCGGGTGTACGGCAATACCGAAGAACCGGAACTGCGGCTGATCACCTGCGGTGGTGCGTTCGACCGGTCCGAAGGTGAGTACCTGGACAACGTCGTCGCCTACGCGCGAATGACGGGCGCTCACCGCGTCCCGAAATAG
- a CDS encoding GAF domain-containing sensor histidine kinase, translated as MEPSLAARALSAATEITTTALSGEDPGAVLGSVVRHAVELAGADLGLVMVRAEGGGVVVESAHGPDTEGLLGLELPIDSAAGQVAAGGEPVVAEDFTNDPRTSPYVPERLRHFGPFAAAPFGSGGRLLGALTVYRQRGAEPFSATTVDVLTAFAAQAGVVLALAEGASARHRVTLYQERERIARELHDVIVQRLYAAGMQLDRVRKRMTTRFARGDGARLGEAIDQLDQTIDEIRGTVRALRAPTPEHAEPPRTAATDLAESARGEVRTAGELLGFPPTLELSGELADIPAERADHIRAALREALSNVVRHSGASQTRVTLERDAAGLRLRVRDNGCGVPRDVAQRGLRHLAERAEAAGGKFYLNSSPSLGTLVAFDLPLD; from the coding sequence ATGGAACCGAGTCTTGCCGCGCGGGCGCTGTCCGCGGCCACCGAGATCACCACCACGGCGCTGTCCGGCGAGGACCCCGGCGCCGTGCTCGGCTCGGTCGTGCGGCACGCGGTCGAGCTGGCAGGCGCCGACCTGGGGCTGGTCATGGTGCGGGCCGAGGGCGGCGGGGTCGTGGTGGAATCGGCGCACGGCCCGGACACCGAGGGCCTGCTCGGCCTGGAGCTGCCGATCGACTCGGCAGCGGGCCAGGTCGCGGCCGGCGGCGAGCCGGTGGTCGCCGAGGACTTCACCAACGACCCCCGCACCTCCCCCTATGTCCCCGAACGGCTGCGGCACTTCGGCCCGTTCGCGGCCGCCCCGTTCGGCTCCGGCGGCAGGCTGCTCGGCGCGCTCACCGTCTACCGGCAACGCGGCGCCGAGCCGTTCTCCGCCACCACCGTCGACGTGCTCACCGCCTTCGCCGCGCAGGCAGGGGTCGTGCTGGCACTGGCCGAGGGCGCCAGCGCCCGCCACCGGGTCACCCTGTACCAGGAACGCGAGCGCATCGCCCGCGAACTGCACGACGTCATCGTGCAACGGCTGTACGCAGCCGGGATGCAGCTCGACCGGGTGCGCAAGCGGATGACCACCCGATTCGCCCGCGGCGACGGGGCCAGGCTGGGCGAGGCCATCGACCAGTTGGACCAGACCATCGACGAGATCAGGGGCACCGTTCGCGCGCTGCGCGCACCGACCCCGGAACACGCCGAACCGCCCAGGACCGCGGCCACCGACCTGGCCGAGTCCGCCCGCGGCGAGGTACGCACCGCCGGGGAGCTGCTCGGTTTCCCGCCGACCCTGGAACTGTCCGGCGAACTGGCCGATATTCCCGCCGAACGCGCCGACCACATCCGCGCCGCCCTGCGCGAGGCACTGTCCAATGTGGTCCGGCATTCCGGGGCCAGCCAGACCAGGGTGACCCTGGAACGGGACGCGGCCGGCCTGCGGCTGCGCGTGCGGGACAACGGCTGCGGGGTACCGCGGGACGTCGCCCAGCGCGGCTTGCGCCACCTCGCCGAGCGCGCCGAGGCCGCGGGCGGCAAGTTCTACCTCAACTCCTCGCCCAGCCTCGGCACCCTTGTCGCCTTCGACCTGCCCCTGGACTAA
- a CDS encoding class I SAM-dependent methyltransferase, producing MATESREGDGMSAWGRPPTTANRKYQENARLLEAMDEKERFTHIFRTNLWSGGSVSGPGSDDDQTRALRAELPAMMRRLGVRSLLDLPCGDFNWLAGAELDLDWYLGADIVDELVRRNQQRYARADGGLRFVPLDLLRDPLPRADAVLCRDCLVHFGFADIRRALANLRASGSRYLITTTFTQLSTNVDIPTGDWRPLNLCREPFGFPEPVDLVLEGCTEEDGAYADKALAVWAIEELPGTG from the coding sequence GTGGCTACCGAGAGCAGGGAAGGGGACGGGATGTCCGCATGGGGAAGGCCGCCGACCACGGCGAACCGCAAGTACCAGGAGAACGCCCGGCTGCTCGAGGCGATGGACGAGAAGGAACGTTTCACCCACATCTTCCGGACGAACCTGTGGAGCGGGGGCTCGGTGTCCGGGCCGGGATCCGATGACGACCAGACCCGCGCGCTGCGGGCCGAGCTACCCGCGATGATGCGCCGCCTTGGCGTCCGGAGCCTGCTCGACCTGCCCTGCGGTGACTTCAACTGGCTCGCAGGCGCCGAGCTGGACCTCGACTGGTACCTGGGCGCGGACATCGTCGACGAGCTGGTGCGGCGTAACCAGCAGCGGTACGCCCGCGCGGATGGCGGCCTGCGGTTCGTCCCGCTCGACCTGCTGCGGGACCCGCTGCCGCGGGCCGATGCGGTGCTCTGCCGGGACTGCCTCGTACATTTCGGCTTCGCCGACATCCGGCGCGCGCTGGCGAACCTGCGGGCAAGCGGCTCGCGTTACCTGATCACCACCACGTTCACCCAGCTGTCGACCAATGTGGACATCCCGACCGGGGACTGGCGGCCGCTCAACCTGTGTCGCGAACCGTTCGGCTTCCCCGAGCCGGTGGACCTCGTGCTCGAAGGGTGCACCGAGGAGGACGGTGCCTACGCGGACAAGGCACTCGCCGTGTGGGCCATCGAGGAGCTGCCCGGCACCGGATAG
- a CDS encoding response regulator translates to MAIQVLLVDDHEVVRRGLRDLLGDEPDIEVVAEAGSAGEALAVAMHTEPDVAVVDVRLGEGETDGVTLCRELRCAPNPPYCLVLTAFDDEEALVGAIMAGASGYLLKQVRGQDVVHAVREVAAGRSLLDPRTTAQLLDKLRSPATDELAALSERERSVLDLIGKGMSNREIAQRLFLAEKTVKNYVTSLLAKLGMQRRTQAAAWVARRETPRGE, encoded by the coding sequence ATGGCCATCCAGGTGTTGCTCGTCGACGACCACGAGGTCGTCCGCCGCGGGTTGCGGGACCTGCTCGGCGACGAGCCGGATATCGAGGTCGTCGCCGAGGCGGGCAGCGCGGGCGAGGCCCTCGCCGTGGCCATGCACACCGAGCCCGATGTGGCGGTGGTGGACGTGCGGCTTGGCGAGGGCGAGACCGATGGGGTCACGCTGTGCCGGGAGCTGCGCTGCGCCCCGAACCCGCCGTACTGCCTGGTGCTGACCGCGTTCGACGACGAGGAGGCCCTGGTCGGGGCGATCATGGCGGGAGCGTCGGGCTACCTGCTCAAACAGGTGCGCGGGCAGGATGTGGTGCACGCCGTACGCGAGGTCGCGGCGGGGCGTTCGCTGCTGGACCCCCGGACCACCGCCCAGTTGCTGGACAAGCTGCGCAGCCCGGCGACCGACGAGCTGGCCGCGTTGAGCGAGCGGGAACGCAGCGTGCTCGACCTGATCGGCAAGGGCATGTCCAACCGGGAGATCGCGCAGCGCCTGTTCCTCGCCGAGAAGACCGTGAAGAACTACGTCACCTCGCTGCTAGCCAAGCTGGGCATGCAGCGCAGGACCCAGGCCGCGGCGTGGGTCGCCCGCCGGGAGACACCACGTGGCGAGTAG
- a CDS encoding ATP-dependent Clp protease proteolytic subunit → MSESGTEALWTERVFQRLMRQRIVVLGQEVDDAVANRLSAQLLLLEAEDPTQDISFYINSPGGSVAAGLAIYDTMEIVRCDVATFGMGLAASMGQILLTGGAPGKRYALPHCQVMMHQPLGGLGGTESDIAIQAEMHRKGKQEAAELIAEHTGQPVEQIRADFERDRWFTAEEAREYGLVDHVLTR, encoded by the coding sequence ATGAGCGAATCGGGGACCGAGGCCCTGTGGACGGAGCGAGTGTTCCAGCGGCTGATGCGGCAACGGATCGTCGTGCTCGGGCAGGAGGTCGACGACGCGGTCGCCAACCGGCTCAGTGCGCAGCTGCTGTTGCTGGAGGCCGAGGATCCCACCCAGGACATTTCCTTCTACATCAATTCTCCGGGCGGTTCCGTTGCGGCGGGCCTCGCCATTTACGACACGATGGAGATCGTCCGATGTGACGTGGCCACCTTCGGCATGGGCCTGGCCGCCTCGATGGGGCAGATCCTGCTGACCGGAGGCGCCCCTGGCAAGCGCTATGCGTTACCGCACTGCCAGGTCATGATGCACCAGCCCTTGGGCGGCCTTGGTGGTACCGAGTCCGATATCGCGATCCAGGCCGAGATGCACCGCAAGGGCAAGCAGGAGGCGGCCGAGCTCATCGCGGAACACACCGGCCAGCCGGTCGAGCAGATCCGCGCCGACTTCGAACGGGACCGCTGGTTCACCGCCGAGGAGGCCCGCGAGTACGGGCTGGTGGACCACGTGCTGACCCGGTGA
- a CDS encoding thermonuclease family protein, which translates to MLFTLVTICGISTRETERPLATRPPVSPAVAPASNTTPPPPYTVTSVLDGATVEVTGADGVQRRISVRGIRAPSVDSCFGTETFAWAAATLIGTTVTPRTESGDPPGRIGTTEADLILPDGENYAVAALTGGYVRFSGTHAPDSLGPSLQRAEHRARSAVAGLWGAPCHGNLEGNSSAGSASP; encoded by the coding sequence ATGTTGTTCACGTTGGTGACGATCTGCGGTATCTCCACCAGGGAAACCGAGCGGCCACTGGCCACGAGACCGCCGGTCTCGCCCGCGGTGGCACCGGCGAGTAACACCACCCCACCGCCGCCCTACACGGTCACCAGCGTGCTCGACGGCGCGACGGTGGAGGTCACCGGGGCCGACGGGGTGCAGCGCAGGATCTCGGTGCGCGGCATCCGGGCCCCATCGGTGGATTCCTGCTTCGGCACCGAAACCTTCGCCTGGGCGGCCGCGACCCTGATCGGCACGACGGTCACGCCGCGCACGGAATCCGGCGATCCGCCCGGCAGGATCGGCACCACGGAGGCCGACCTGATCCTGCCGGACGGCGAGAACTACGCCGTCGCCGCGCTGACCGGCGGGTATGTGAGGTTCTCGGGAACGCATGCGCCCGACTCGCTCGGGCCGTCCCTCCAGCGGGCGGAGCACCGGGCCCGCTCGGCCGTGGCAGGGCTCTGGGGCGCGCCCTGCCACGGCAACCTCGAAGGGAACTCGTCCGCCGGGTCGGCCTCGCCCTGA
- the cydD gene encoding thiol reductant ABC exporter subunit CydD → MNSPGTAPLPATVSIGDTTRPGRGPLGALPALSAAARRALVLTGLLALGNAVALVAQAFLLASVLASIVAGQTGDLATRLATLLAVVLARALVAWAMRVVAARAAAGAKEELRQRTVEHALRLGPEWVAARGPGELTALTTRGLDALDAYFTEYLPALVTAAVLPVGAGLAVLLADWPSAVIIALTLPLLPMFAILVGRYTADRVAGATEATHRLSGHLLELLRALPVLTAFRRAEAQAEAVRRVSERHRRAALGTLRIAFSSAFVLELAATLAVALVAVVIGVRLAGGDLSLAIGLGVLILAPECYQPLRAVGAAFHASADGIEAVRRVGAVIAEPLAPRGTARPGRGEVRVSGLRVLRRGGFAPDGESFTLRPGSTVWLRSPSGAGKSTTLAVLLGFATPADGTVTIDGIPLEEVDMSTWRESVAWLPQSPAFSGGTVRAELDLAAIRPPSAAERDEVLAALDLEHLAGEQVDRLSTGQRQRVGLARALLRARQGAWLLLLDEPTAHLDAEQARLAMSAIAAARRRGAAVLIAAHTRSSAEQPPAPTPVASGDPEAVTLAPRAAIAPATNTRPRLRELLDRRFLAGAALGAAGLLAGVALTATSGWLIAKASQQPPILTLTVAVVGVRTFGLARAGLRYAERLATHDGAFRIAGRLRVRLWQALVRLGPARTLSLRRGEGQRRLVEDVDTVRDLLPRVLTPPLVVAVVLAGAAALHMVLLPAAGLVLLGALLLGALLAPLLALRVERRASATLAGGRREVTGRVLALFDTAAELIAFGAAANRRAELAAADARLAGLARRQALGAGIAQAVVVLSTGTAAVACTWLAGRAVAAGTLDPVLAPALALVPLAVAEALALLPPAVQHLDTLRNAHARLRDCCEWATHSGFRSEHSGASASPLGRWWETGGRATHSSGGVELRGVRVRWPGADGAALREVDLRVPRGSTAAVVGPSGAGKSTLLATMVGLLQPERGHASLPATVAWAPQEPQLVSTTVAENLKLADPHATEAELAAALATAGLPDLPLDTVLGSAGAGLSGGQAQRVGLARALLAAKDADLVLLDEPTAHLDAAAADRLRANLRTALAGKTVIQVTHRPEEAAEADLVIQVDRGRAGQAH, encoded by the coding sequence ATGAATTCTCCCGGAACCGCGCCCCTTCCCGCCACAGTGTCCATTGGAGACACGACGCGGCCCGGGAGAGGCCCGCTCGGCGCGCTGCCCGCCCTCTCGGCCGCGGCGCGCCGGGCGCTGGTCCTGACCGGTCTGCTCGCACTGGGCAACGCGGTGGCGCTGGTGGCGCAGGCATTCCTGCTGGCCTCGGTGCTCGCCTCGATCGTGGCGGGGCAGACCGGCGATCTGGCCACCCGGCTGGCCACCTTGCTCGCCGTCGTGCTGGCGCGGGCGCTGGTCGCCTGGGCGATGCGGGTGGTCGCCGCCCGTGCGGCCGCCGGGGCCAAGGAAGAGCTCCGGCAACGCACCGTCGAACACGCGCTGCGGCTCGGCCCGGAATGGGTGGCCGCGCGTGGACCGGGGGAGCTGACCGCCCTCACCACCAGGGGCCTGGACGCGCTGGACGCCTACTTCACCGAGTACCTGCCCGCCCTGGTCACCGCGGCGGTGCTACCGGTCGGCGCCGGGCTCGCCGTGCTGCTGGCCGACTGGCCCTCGGCGGTGATCATCGCGCTGACCCTGCCGCTGCTGCCGATGTTCGCGATCCTGGTCGGCCGGTACACCGCCGACCGGGTCGCCGGCGCCACCGAGGCGACGCACCGGCTGTCCGGGCACCTGCTCGAACTTCTCCGCGCGCTGCCGGTGCTCACCGCCTTCCGCCGCGCCGAGGCACAGGCCGAGGCCGTGCGCAGGGTGTCCGAACGGCACCGCCGCGCCGCCCTCGGCACCCTGCGGATCGCGTTCAGCTCGGCCTTCGTGCTGGAGCTGGCGGCCACCCTCGCGGTGGCACTGGTGGCGGTGGTGATCGGGGTGCGGCTGGCGGGTGGGGACCTCAGCCTGGCGATCGGGCTCGGCGTGCTGATCCTGGCGCCGGAGTGCTACCAGCCGCTGCGTGCGGTCGGCGCGGCCTTCCACGCCAGCGCCGACGGGATCGAGGCCGTCCGCAGGGTGGGCGCGGTGATCGCCGAACCGCTCGCGCCGCGGGGCACCGCCCGGCCCGGCCGCGGCGAGGTGCGGGTGTCCGGTCTGCGGGTGCTCCGGCGTGGAGGCTTCGCCCCGGACGGGGAGTCCTTCACCCTCCGGCCGGGCTCGACGGTCTGGCTGCGTTCGCCGAGCGGCGCGGGCAAGTCCACCACCCTGGCGGTCCTGCTGGGATTCGCCACGCCCGCCGACGGCACGGTCACCATCGACGGCATTCCGCTCGAAGAAGTAGATATGTCGACCTGGCGGGAGTCGGTGGCCTGGCTCCCGCAGTCGCCCGCATTCAGCGGCGGCACCGTGCGAGCCGAACTCGATCTCGCGGCTATCCGGCCACCCTCGGCAGCCGAACGGGACGAGGTGCTGGCCGCACTTGACCTGGAACACCTGGCCGGGGAGCAGGTCGACCGGTTGTCCACCGGGCAACGGCAGCGGGTCGGCCTCGCCAGGGCGCTGTTGCGGGCGCGGCAGGGCGCCTGGCTGCTGCTGCTCGACGAACCGACCGCGCACCTGGATGCCGAACAGGCCCGGCTGGCCATGTCCGCGATCGCAGCGGCGCGGCGCCGTGGCGCCGCCGTGCTGATCGCCGCACACACCCGGAGCAGCGCCGAGCAACCCCCCGCGCCCACCCCGGTGGCCTCCGGTGACCCGGAGGCAGTGACCCTCGCGCCCCGCGCGGCCATCGCCCCGGCCACCAACACCCGCCCGCGGCTGCGGGAACTGCTCGACCGGCGCTTCCTCGCCGGGGCGGCGCTGGGCGCGGCCGGCCTGCTCGCCGGGGTCGCGCTGACCGCGACCTCCGGCTGGCTGATCGCGAAAGCCTCCCAGCAGCCACCGATCCTCACGCTCACCGTGGCGGTGGTCGGGGTGCGCACATTCGGGCTCGCCCGCGCGGGGCTGCGCTACGCCGAGCGGCTGGCCACCCACGACGGTGCCTTCCGGATCGCGGGCAGGCTGCGGGTGCGGCTGTGGCAGGCACTGGTGCGGCTGGGGCCCGCGCGCACGCTGAGCCTGCGGCGGGGCGAGGGGCAGCGCAGGCTGGTCGAGGATGTGGACACCGTGCGCGACCTGCTGCCCCGGGTGCTGACCCCGCCGCTCGTCGTCGCCGTCGTGCTGGCCGGGGCCGCGGCCCTGCACATGGTCCTGCTGCCCGCGGCCGGGCTGGTGCTGCTCGGCGCGCTGCTGCTCGGCGCCCTGCTCGCCCCGCTACTCGCCCTCCGGGTGGAGCGGCGGGCCAGCGCCACCCTGGCCGGCGGGCGCAGGGAGGTGACCGGGAGGGTGCTCGCCCTGTTCGACACCGCCGCCGAACTGATCGCCTTCGGTGCCGCGGCGAACCGGCGGGCCGAGCTCGCCGCCGCGGACGCCCGGCTCGCCGGTCTGGCCCGCAGGCAGGCTCTCGGCGCGGGCATCGCGCAGGCCGTGGTGGTGCTCAGCACGGGGACGGCGGCGGTGGCCTGCACCTGGCTGGCCGGGCGGGCGGTTGCCGCGGGCACCCTGGATCCGGTGCTGGCCCCGGCGCTTGCCCTCGTGCCGCTCGCCGTGGCCGAGGCCCTCGCCCTGCTGCCACCCGCCGTCCAGCACCTCGACACCCTGCGCAACGCCCACGCCCGCCTTCGTGACTGCTGTGAGTGGGCCACGCACAGCGGATTTCGCAGTGAACACAGCGGCGCGTCAGCGTCTCCGCTTGGGCGGTGGTGGGAGACGGGTGGGAGGGCCACTCACAGCAGTGGTGGGGTGGAGCTGCGGGGGGTGCGGGTGCGCTGGCCAGGGGCGGACGGGGCCGCGTTGCGCGAGGTGGACCTGCGGGTACCCCGCGGCAGCACGGCCGCCGTGGTCGGGCCGTCCGGGGCGGGGAAGTCGACCCTGCTGGCTACCATGGTCGGGCTGCTCCAGCCGGAACGCGGCCACGCCAGCCTGCCGGCCACCGTGGCCTGGGCCCCGCAGGAGCCTCAGCTGGTCTCCACCACGGTCGCGGAGAACCTGAAGCTGGCCGACCCGCACGCCACCGAGGCCGAACTCGCCGCGGCACTGGCCACCGCCGGCCTGCCGGACCTGCCGCTGGACACCGTGCTGGGCAGTGCCGGGGCCGGGCTCTCCGGCGGGCAGGCCCAACGGGTCGGCCTGGCCAGGGCACTGCTCGCCGCCAAAGATGCCGACCTCGTACTGCTGGACGAACCCACCGCACACCTGGACGCGGCCGCCGCCGACCGGCTGCGCGCCAACCTGCGGACCGCGCTGGCGGGCAAGACCGTCATACAGGTCACCCACCGCCCCGAGGAGGCCGCGGAAGCCGACCTGGTCATCCAGGTCGACCGAGGGCGGGCCGGGCAGGCTCACTAA